One window of the Rosa rugosa chromosome 3, drRosRugo1.1, whole genome shotgun sequence genome contains the following:
- the LOC133737883 gene encoding glycine-rich cell wall structural protein 1-like, with translation MCNEDIVKQAWISYKTIPIKLLLMSTSPRRFAQTPNFNVSLGQVSIAGADAGVIGDGASVGGAGIIGAGDGVIGVGVGVSVGSADGGIIGVGASVGGAGIIGVGAGVSGTGDGVIGVGADVSGAGDGVIGVGAGVSVGSADGGIIGVGASVGGAGIIGVGAGVSGAGDGDGVIGVGVGSADGGIIGVGASVGGAGIIGVGVGVNSAGVGVSGASVIGVGASVGACAGVDGANAGVGAGVSGASAGVGGAGASTVGVGASIGGDGAGVIDVGAGVGGVGHGGGVGGGLHVPQALENVEEQRRTE, from the exons ATGTGTAATGAAGACATTGTAAAACAAGCGTGGATATCTTACAAGACAATTCCCATAAAGCTTTTGCTCAT GTCCACAAGCCCCAGAAGGTTTGCACAAACCCCTAACTTCAACGTGTCTCTCGGGCAAGTTTCCATAGCTGGCGCTGATGCTGGTGTTATTGGTGATGGTGCCAGTGTTGGTGGTGCTGGTATTATTGGTGCTGGTGATGGTGTTATTGGTGTTGGTGTCGGTGTTAGTGTTGGTAGTGCTGACGGTGGTATTATTGGTGTTGGTGCCAGTGTTGGTGGTGCTGGTATTATTGGTGTAGGTGCCGGTGTTAGTGGTACTGGTGATGGTGTTATTGGTGTAGGTGCCGATGTTAGTGGTGCTGGTGATGGTGTTATTGGTGTTGGTGCCGGTGTTAGTGTTGGTAGTGCTGACGGTGGTATTATTGGTGTTGGTGCCAGTGTTGGTGGTGCTGGTATTATTGGTGTAGGTGCCGGTGTTAGTGGAgctggtgatggtgatggtgttattggtgttggtgttggtaGTGCTGACGGTGGTATTATTGGTGTTGGTGCCAGTGTTGGTGGTGCCGGTATCATTGGTGTTGGTGTAGGTGTTAATAGTGCTGGTGTTGGTGTTAGTGGTGCTAGTGTTATTGGTGTGGGTGCTAGTGTTGGTGCTTGTGCCGGTGTCGATGGTGCTAATGCTGGTGTTGGTGCCGGGGTCAGTGGTGCTAGTGCTGGTGTTGGTGGTGCCGGTGCTAGTACTGTCGGTGTTGGTGCCAGTATTGGTGGTGATGGTGCTGGTGTTATTGATGTTGGTGCCGGTGTTGGTGGTGTTGGGCatggtggtggtgttggtggtg GTTTGCATGTACCGCAAGCACTAGAGAATGTTGAAGAGCAGAGAAGGACTGAATAG
- the LOC133739785 gene encoding protein FAR1-RELATED SEQUENCE 6-like isoform X3, which produces MEEVCLNSEPVFDEGDEYDLEGGHDVGIGETQSKQVPPQPTVGLEFDSFDEAYDFYNVYGKEQGFGIRVSNSWFRSKRKERYRAKLSCSSAGFKKKSEANNPRPETRTGCPAMIVIKLVDSQRWRIVELELQHNHQVSPQIKRFYKSHKKMIIAAKNAQPQPNPVTEVHTIKLYRTPVMDVGCNGCSTLSETEGLNPIDHSKHLQLREGDAHAVYNYFCRMKLTNPNFYYLMDLDDDGRLRNVFWADARSRAAYGYFCDTVAIDTTCLANKYELPLISFVGVNHHGQSVLLGCGFLGIESVDCYVWMLRAWLKCMLGRPPQVFITDQCKPLQIAVSEVIPEARHCYCLSYIMQRVPEKLGGLKGYEAIKRHLQKSIYDSLKIAEFETSWAEMIKRHELGNNKWLHTLYEDRQNWVPVYLKDTFFAGMIPIRENESLPAFFDGYVHKHTSFKEFVDKYDLALHRKRMKEVVADLESRTSSFELKTRCNFEVQLCKVYTKDIFKRFQLEVEGMYSCFNTRQVNVNGPIITYIVKERVGVEGNEKEVRCYEVLYETTQVDIRCICSLFNYKGYLCRHALNVLNYNGVEVIPSRYILPRWSKDFKRRYLLHQGSSNIDVYDPAYWRNHLYNLALPFAEEGAQSEEHYKTTLQALEELLNKFHLVEDTLNVT; this is translated from the coding sequence ATGGAAGAAGTTTGTCTCAATAGTGAGCCAGTGTTTGATGAAGGCGATGAGTATGACTTGGAGGGAGGGCATGATGTTGGAATTGGGGAAACACAAAGTAAACAGGTCCCCCCACAACCTACTGTCGGTTTGGAGTTTGACTCTTTTGACGAAGCCTATGATTTCTACAATGTCTATGGTAAAGAACAGGGATTTGGCATCAGAGTGAGCAATTCATGGTTCAGGTCAAAGAGAAAAGAGCGGTATAGAGCAAAATTAAGTTGCAGCAGTGCAGGTTTCAAGAAAAAGAGTGAAGCCAACAATCCAAGACCTGAGACGAGAACTGGTTGTCCTGCAATGATAGTTATCAAGCTGGTGGACTCCCAAAGGTGGAGAATAGTTGAATTAGAGCTTCAACACAACCATCAGGTGAGTCCACAGATCAAAAGGTTTTACAAGTCGCATAAGAAAATGATCATTGCTGCCAAAAATGCACAACCACAGCCAAATCCTGTTACAGAAGTTCATACTATCAAGCTGTATCGAACACCTGTTATGGATGTTGGGTGCAATGGATGCTCAACTTTAAGTGAAACTGAAGGTTTAAATCCTATTGATCACTCTAAGCACTTGCAACTTAGAGAAGGAGATGCTCATGCAGTTTACAACTACTTTTGTCGAATGAAATTGACAAATcctaatttttattatttgatgGATCTAGATGATGATGGACGTCTGAGGAATGTGTTTTGGGCTGATGCCAGGTCCAGGGCTGCGTACGGCTACTTCTGTGACACTGTAGCCATAGACACAACGTGCTTGGCAAACAAATATgaactccccctgatttcattTGTTGGTGTAAACCATCATGGACAATCCGTGCTGTTGGGCTGTGGGTTCCTTGGGATTGAGTCAGTGGATTGTTATGTTTGGATGCTCCGTGCATGGCTGAAATGCATGCTAGGGCGCCCTCCACAGGTTTTCATTACTGACCAATGCAAACCATTGCAAATTGCAGTGTCTGAGGTGATCCCAGAGGCTCGCCATTGCTATTGTTTGTCATATATCATGCAGAGAGTTCCGGAGAAGTTGGGAGGACTGAAGGGATATGAAGCAATCAAAAGACACTTGCAGAAATCAATCTATGATTCCTTGAAAATAGCTGAGTTTGAAACTTCCTGGGCTGAAATGATCAAGCGGCATGAACTGGGGAATAATAAATGGCTTCACACATTGTATGAGGATCGGCAGAACTGGGTTCCAGTTTATTTAAAAGACACATTTTTTGCGGGAATGATCCCTATCCGCGAAAATGAGAGCTTGCCTGCATTTTTTGATGGTTATGTACATAAACATACGTCTTTCAAGGAGTTCGTCGATAAGTATGACCTAGCTCTACATAGGAAGCGCATGAAAGAGGTGGTGGCGGATCTGGAGTCAAGAACGTCGAGCTTTGAATTGAAAACACGATGCAACTTTGAAGTGCAACTATGTAAAGTGTACACCAAGGATATTTTCAAGAGGTTCCAGTTGGAGGTTGAGGGAATGTACTCCTGCTTCAATACAAGGCAGGTCAATGTCAATGGGCCTATAATAACCTACATAGTTAAAGAACGAGTTGGAGTTGAAGGAAATGAGAAGGAAGTCAGATGCTATGAGGTTTTGTATGAGACAACACAAGTGGATATCCGATGTATCTGCAGTTTGTTCAACTACAAAGGGTATCTGTGCAGGCATGCATTAAACGTTCTAAATTACAATGGTGTGGAAGTAATCCCTTCCCGATACATTTTGCCACGGTGGAGTAAAGATTTCAAGCGCAGGTATCTTCTGCATCAAGGATCCAGTAATATTGATGTGTATGACCCAGCATACTGGCGTAATCATCTTTATAATCTCGCCCTTCCATTTGCGGAAGAAGGGGCACAATCTGAGGAACATTATAAGACGACGTTGCAAGCATTGGAGGAGTTGTTGAACAAGTTTCATCTTGTAGAGGATACCCTCAATGTAACATAG
- the LOC133738112 gene encoding vesicle-associated membrane protein 713-like — MAILYTLVARGSVVLAEFSATATNASAISRQILEKITGDSDTHVSYSQDRYIFHVKRTDGLTVLCMADETAGRRMPFSFLEDIHQRFVRSYGRAVLSAQAYGMNDEFSRVLSQQMEYYSNDPNADRINRLKGEMSQVRNVMIENIDKVLDRGDRLELLVDKTANMQGNTFRFRKQARRFRSTVWWRNVKLTIALIFLVLLVVYIVMAFVCHGLLLPTCLG, encoded by the exons ATGGCGATACTCTACACTCTGGTGGCGCGGGGATCGGTGGTGCTCGCCGAGTTCAGCGCCACGGCGACCAACGCCTCCGCCATCTCGCGCCAAATTCTCGAGAAGATCACCGGCGACAGCGACACCCACGTCTCTTACTCCCAAGATCGCTACATCTTCCACGTCAAGCGCACCGATGGCCTCACCGTCCTCTGTATGGCCGACGAGACCGCCGGCA GGAGAATGCCTTTTTCGTTTCTTGAAGACATCCACCAGCGATTCGTGAGGAGCTACGGCCGCGCCGTGCTCTCGGCTCAGGCCTACGGCATGAACGACgagttttctagggttttgagcCAGCAAATGGAGTACTACTCCAACGATCCTAATGCGGATAGGATTAATCGACTCAAAGGCGAAATGAGCCAG GTGCGGAATGTGATGATTGAGAACATTGACAAAGTTTTGGACAGAGGTGATCGGTTGGAATTGCTGGTTGATAAAACTGCTAATATGCAAGGCAATACCTTTCGATTCCGAAAACAAGCTCGCCGTTTCAGAAGCACTGTTTGGTGGAGAAATGTTAAGCTCAC GATTGCATTGATATTCCTTGTGCTATTGGTAGTTTATATCGTGATGGCCTTTGTTTGCCATGGCCTTTTACTACCCACCTGCTTGGGTTGA
- the LOC133739785 gene encoding protein FAR1-RELATED SEQUENCE 6-like isoform X1: MAVTCFGCLTCLSCCNLLIMCLKIQRLNGSYVLENGDTPQSICTHVLEQSTFRKFIFYPEILARSEVDLNVLYSLQVLEINICVNGQMEEVCLNSEPVFDEGDEYDLEGGHDVGIGETQSKQVPPQPTVGLEFDSFDEAYDFYNVYGKEQGFGIRVSNSWFRSKRKERYRAKLSCSSAGFKKKSEANNPRPETRTGCPAMIVIKLVDSQRWRIVELELQHNHQVSPQIKRFYKSHKKMIIAAKNAQPQPNPVTEVHTIKLYRTPVMDVGCNGCSTLSETEGLNPIDHSKHLQLREGDAHAVYNYFCRMKLTNPNFYYLMDLDDDGRLRNVFWADARSRAAYGYFCDTVAIDTTCLANKYELPLISFVGVNHHGQSVLLGCGFLGIESVDCYVWMLRAWLKCMLGRPPQVFITDQCKPLQIAVSEVIPEARHCYCLSYIMQRVPEKLGGLKGYEAIKRHLQKSIYDSLKIAEFETSWAEMIKRHELGNNKWLHTLYEDRQNWVPVYLKDTFFAGMIPIRENESLPAFFDGYVHKHTSFKEFVDKYDLALHRKRMKEVVADLESRTSSFELKTRCNFEVQLCKVYTKDIFKRFQLEVEGMYSCFNTRQVNVNGPIITYIVKERVGVEGNEKEVRCYEVLYETTQVDIRCICSLFNYKGYLCRHALNVLNYNGVEVIPSRYILPRWSKDFKRRYLLHQGSSNIDVYDPAYWRNHLYNLALPFAEEGAQSEEHYKTTLQALEELLNKFHLVEDTLNVT, from the exons ATGGCTGTGACATGCTTTGGGTGTTTAACATGCTTGAGTTGTTGTAACTTGCTTATTATGTGCTTGAAAATTCAAAGGCTGAATGGTAGTTATGTCTTGGAGAATGGAGATACTCCTCAAAGCATTTGTACCCATGTTCTTGAACAGTCCACATTTAGAAAATTCATTTTTTATCCGGAAATATTGGCAA GATCAGAAGTAGATTTGAATGTGCTGTATAGCTTGCAAGTGCTTGAGATCAATATATGTGTCAATGGTCAG ATGGAAGAAGTTTGTCTCAATAGTGAGCCAGTGTTTGATGAAGGCGATGAGTATGACTTGGAGGGAGGGCATGATGTTGGAATTGGGGAAACACAAAGTAAACAGGTCCCCCCACAACCTACTGTCGGTTTGGAGTTTGACTCTTTTGACGAAGCCTATGATTTCTACAATGTCTATGGTAAAGAACAGGGATTTGGCATCAGAGTGAGCAATTCATGGTTCAGGTCAAAGAGAAAAGAGCGGTATAGAGCAAAATTAAGTTGCAGCAGTGCAGGTTTCAAGAAAAAGAGTGAAGCCAACAATCCAAGACCTGAGACGAGAACTGGTTGTCCTGCAATGATAGTTATCAAGCTGGTGGACTCCCAAAGGTGGAGAATAGTTGAATTAGAGCTTCAACACAACCATCAGGTGAGTCCACAGATCAAAAGGTTTTACAAGTCGCATAAGAAAATGATCATTGCTGCCAAAAATGCACAACCACAGCCAAATCCTGTTACAGAAGTTCATACTATCAAGCTGTATCGAACACCTGTTATGGATGTTGGGTGCAATGGATGCTCAACTTTAAGTGAAACTGAAGGTTTAAATCCTATTGATCACTCTAAGCACTTGCAACTTAGAGAAGGAGATGCTCATGCAGTTTACAACTACTTTTGTCGAATGAAATTGACAAATcctaatttttattatttgatgGATCTAGATGATGATGGACGTCTGAGGAATGTGTTTTGGGCTGATGCCAGGTCCAGGGCTGCGTACGGCTACTTCTGTGACACTGTAGCCATAGACACAACGTGCTTGGCAAACAAATATgaactccccctgatttcattTGTTGGTGTAAACCATCATGGACAATCCGTGCTGTTGGGCTGTGGGTTCCTTGGGATTGAGTCAGTGGATTGTTATGTTTGGATGCTCCGTGCATGGCTGAAATGCATGCTAGGGCGCCCTCCACAGGTTTTCATTACTGACCAATGCAAACCATTGCAAATTGCAGTGTCTGAGGTGATCCCAGAGGCTCGCCATTGCTATTGTTTGTCATATATCATGCAGAGAGTTCCGGAGAAGTTGGGAGGACTGAAGGGATATGAAGCAATCAAAAGACACTTGCAGAAATCAATCTATGATTCCTTGAAAATAGCTGAGTTTGAAACTTCCTGGGCTGAAATGATCAAGCGGCATGAACTGGGGAATAATAAATGGCTTCACACATTGTATGAGGATCGGCAGAACTGGGTTCCAGTTTATTTAAAAGACACATTTTTTGCGGGAATGATCCCTATCCGCGAAAATGAGAGCTTGCCTGCATTTTTTGATGGTTATGTACATAAACATACGTCTTTCAAGGAGTTCGTCGATAAGTATGACCTAGCTCTACATAGGAAGCGCATGAAAGAGGTGGTGGCGGATCTGGAGTCAAGAACGTCGAGCTTTGAATTGAAAACACGATGCAACTTTGAAGTGCAACTATGTAAAGTGTACACCAAGGATATTTTCAAGAGGTTCCAGTTGGAGGTTGAGGGAATGTACTCCTGCTTCAATACAAGGCAGGTCAATGTCAATGGGCCTATAATAACCTACATAGTTAAAGAACGAGTTGGAGTTGAAGGAAATGAGAAGGAAGTCAGATGCTATGAGGTTTTGTATGAGACAACACAAGTGGATATCCGATGTATCTGCAGTTTGTTCAACTACAAAGGGTATCTGTGCAGGCATGCATTAAACGTTCTAAATTACAATGGTGTGGAAGTAATCCCTTCCCGATACATTTTGCCACGGTGGAGTAAAGATTTCAAGCGCAGGTATCTTCTGCATCAAGGATCCAGTAATATTGATGTGTATGACCCAGCATACTGGCGTAATCATCTTTATAATCTCGCCCTTCCATTTGCGGAAGAAGGGGCACAATCTGAGGAACATTATAAGACGACGTTGCAAGCATTGGAGGAGTTGTTGAACAAGTTTCATCTTGTAGAGGATACCCTCAATGTAACATAG
- the LOC133739785 gene encoding protein FAR1-RELATED SEQUENCE 6-like isoform X2 — protein MEMEEVCLNSEPVFDEGDEYDLEGGHDVGIGETQSKQVPPQPTVGLEFDSFDEAYDFYNVYGKEQGFGIRVSNSWFRSKRKERYRAKLSCSSAGFKKKSEANNPRPETRTGCPAMIVIKLVDSQRWRIVELELQHNHQVSPQIKRFYKSHKKMIIAAKNAQPQPNPVTEVHTIKLYRTPVMDVGCNGCSTLSETEGLNPIDHSKHLQLREGDAHAVYNYFCRMKLTNPNFYYLMDLDDDGRLRNVFWADARSRAAYGYFCDTVAIDTTCLANKYELPLISFVGVNHHGQSVLLGCGFLGIESVDCYVWMLRAWLKCMLGRPPQVFITDQCKPLQIAVSEVIPEARHCYCLSYIMQRVPEKLGGLKGYEAIKRHLQKSIYDSLKIAEFETSWAEMIKRHELGNNKWLHTLYEDRQNWVPVYLKDTFFAGMIPIRENESLPAFFDGYVHKHTSFKEFVDKYDLALHRKRMKEVVADLESRTSSFELKTRCNFEVQLCKVYTKDIFKRFQLEVEGMYSCFNTRQVNVNGPIITYIVKERVGVEGNEKEVRCYEVLYETTQVDIRCICSLFNYKGYLCRHALNVLNYNGVEVIPSRYILPRWSKDFKRRYLLHQGSSNIDVYDPAYWRNHLYNLALPFAEEGAQSEEHYKTTLQALEELLNKFHLVEDTLNVT, from the exons ATGGAG ATGGAAGAAGTTTGTCTCAATAGTGAGCCAGTGTTTGATGAAGGCGATGAGTATGACTTGGAGGGAGGGCATGATGTTGGAATTGGGGAAACACAAAGTAAACAGGTCCCCCCACAACCTACTGTCGGTTTGGAGTTTGACTCTTTTGACGAAGCCTATGATTTCTACAATGTCTATGGTAAAGAACAGGGATTTGGCATCAGAGTGAGCAATTCATGGTTCAGGTCAAAGAGAAAAGAGCGGTATAGAGCAAAATTAAGTTGCAGCAGTGCAGGTTTCAAGAAAAAGAGTGAAGCCAACAATCCAAGACCTGAGACGAGAACTGGTTGTCCTGCAATGATAGTTATCAAGCTGGTGGACTCCCAAAGGTGGAGAATAGTTGAATTAGAGCTTCAACACAACCATCAGGTGAGTCCACAGATCAAAAGGTTTTACAAGTCGCATAAGAAAATGATCATTGCTGCCAAAAATGCACAACCACAGCCAAATCCTGTTACAGAAGTTCATACTATCAAGCTGTATCGAACACCTGTTATGGATGTTGGGTGCAATGGATGCTCAACTTTAAGTGAAACTGAAGGTTTAAATCCTATTGATCACTCTAAGCACTTGCAACTTAGAGAAGGAGATGCTCATGCAGTTTACAACTACTTTTGTCGAATGAAATTGACAAATcctaatttttattatttgatgGATCTAGATGATGATGGACGTCTGAGGAATGTGTTTTGGGCTGATGCCAGGTCCAGGGCTGCGTACGGCTACTTCTGTGACACTGTAGCCATAGACACAACGTGCTTGGCAAACAAATATgaactccccctgatttcattTGTTGGTGTAAACCATCATGGACAATCCGTGCTGTTGGGCTGTGGGTTCCTTGGGATTGAGTCAGTGGATTGTTATGTTTGGATGCTCCGTGCATGGCTGAAATGCATGCTAGGGCGCCCTCCACAGGTTTTCATTACTGACCAATGCAAACCATTGCAAATTGCAGTGTCTGAGGTGATCCCAGAGGCTCGCCATTGCTATTGTTTGTCATATATCATGCAGAGAGTTCCGGAGAAGTTGGGAGGACTGAAGGGATATGAAGCAATCAAAAGACACTTGCAGAAATCAATCTATGATTCCTTGAAAATAGCTGAGTTTGAAACTTCCTGGGCTGAAATGATCAAGCGGCATGAACTGGGGAATAATAAATGGCTTCACACATTGTATGAGGATCGGCAGAACTGGGTTCCAGTTTATTTAAAAGACACATTTTTTGCGGGAATGATCCCTATCCGCGAAAATGAGAGCTTGCCTGCATTTTTTGATGGTTATGTACATAAACATACGTCTTTCAAGGAGTTCGTCGATAAGTATGACCTAGCTCTACATAGGAAGCGCATGAAAGAGGTGGTGGCGGATCTGGAGTCAAGAACGTCGAGCTTTGAATTGAAAACACGATGCAACTTTGAAGTGCAACTATGTAAAGTGTACACCAAGGATATTTTCAAGAGGTTCCAGTTGGAGGTTGAGGGAATGTACTCCTGCTTCAATACAAGGCAGGTCAATGTCAATGGGCCTATAATAACCTACATAGTTAAAGAACGAGTTGGAGTTGAAGGAAATGAGAAGGAAGTCAGATGCTATGAGGTTTTGTATGAGACAACACAAGTGGATATCCGATGTATCTGCAGTTTGTTCAACTACAAAGGGTATCTGTGCAGGCATGCATTAAACGTTCTAAATTACAATGGTGTGGAAGTAATCCCTTCCCGATACATTTTGCCACGGTGGAGTAAAGATTTCAAGCGCAGGTATCTTCTGCATCAAGGATCCAGTAATATTGATGTGTATGACCCAGCATACTGGCGTAATCATCTTTATAATCTCGCCCTTCCATTTGCGGAAGAAGGGGCACAATCTGAGGAACATTATAAGACGACGTTGCAAGCATTGGAGGAGTTGTTGAACAAGTTTCATCTTGTAGAGGATACCCTCAATGTAACATAG
- the LOC133739903 gene encoding 14 kDa proline-rich protein DC2.15-like, producing MASSTNLSATLLVFSVLLYSSTFSSACGTCKPAPKTPKPKPKPTPITPVPTTPIKPTPAPAMETCPRDTLKLGVCADLLGLVNVQIGSPATSPCCALLKGLVDLEAALCLCTALKANVLGINLDVPIALNLLVSACQKTVPPGFKCE from the coding sequence ATGGCTTCTTCTACCAATCTCTCTGCAACCCTTCTCGTCTTCTCAGTCCTTCTCTACTCTTCAACATTCTCCAGTGCTTGCGGCACATGCAAGCCTGCAcctaaaaccccaaaaccaaaaccaaaaccaacacCAATAACACCGGTACCAACAACACCAATAAAACCAACACCAGCACCAGCTATGGAAACTTGCCCGAGAGACACGTTGAAGTTAGGGGTTTGTGCAGACCTTCTGGGACTCGTGAACGTTCAAATTGGATCGCCAGCAACCAGTCCCTGCTGTGCACTGCTTAAAGGCTTGGTTGATTTGGAGGCTGCTCTTTGTCTTTGCACCGCGCTTAAGGCCAATGTGCTTGGTATTAACTTGGACGTTCCAATTGCTTTGAATTTGCTTGTTAGTGCTTGCCAGAAAACTGTCCCTCCTGGTTTTAAATGCGAATAA